A single Lactuca sativa cultivar Salinas chromosome 8, Lsat_Salinas_v11, whole genome shotgun sequence DNA region contains:
- the LOC111908643 gene encoding mannose/glucose-specific lectin — translation MAGVENSKVAGFIRVGKWGRQSGDPQNVWSFELEKDHKLVKITVDHGDVIYSLMFTTQYKDALHNSDKFGGWNGGDTVSEVLLDEDEEIVEVGGSVGSKSGYHVISSLYFKTNKTTHGPFGHATEDVFSLPWHKGSLVGFYGLAGYYIDAIGVYLKAYEEIIQVGTWGKNEPGTPQNVWSFQLEKKHHLKKITIDHGDLIYSLMFTTQCGDSTHTTPMFGGWNGGEKVSEVIFEADEEIIGISGTSALSRGSVPDLPIISSISFITNKKTHGPFGNIRGTPFPVPWDVGSFVGFYGLAGYYLDCIGVYLKA, via the exons ATGGCGGGAGTAGAAAATAGCAAAGTAGCAGGATTTATTCGAGTCGGAAAATGGGGAAGACAAAGTGGAGATCCTCAGAATGTATGGTCTTTTGAACTTGAGAAAGATCATAAATTGGTGAAGATAACTGTTGACCATGGTGATGTAATATACTCTCTCATGTTCACAACTCAATATAAAGATGCTTTGCACAATTCCGACAAGTTTGGTGGTTGGAATGGTGGAGACACGGTTTCCGAG GTACTCTTGGACGAAGATGAGGAAATTGTTGAGGTTGGTGGATCCGTTGGTAGTAAAAGTGGTTATCATGTAATTTCGTCTCTATATTTTAAGACAAACAAGACGACACATGGACCTTTTGGTCATGCAACTGAAGATGTTTTTTCTTTACCATGGCACAAAGGCTCATTAGTTGGGTTTTATggccttgctggctattataTTGATGCCATTGGTGTGTATCTAAAAGCCTATGAGGAAATCATACAGGTTGGAACATGGGGGAAAAATGAACCTGGAACTCCACAAAATGTTTGGTCCTTCCAACTTGAGAAAAAACATCATCTGAAGAAGATAACAATTGATCATGGTGATCTTATATACTCTCTCATGTTCACCACACAATGTGGAGACTCAACACATACTACTCCTATGTTTGGTGGTTGGAATGGTGGAGAGAAAGTGTCTGAG GTAATATTTGAAGCTGACGAGGAAATAATTGGCATCAGTGGAACAAGTGCATTATCAAGGGGAAGTGTTCCTGACTTACCTATAATATCATCAATATCATTCATCACAAACAAGAAAACTCATGGACCTTTTGGTAACATAAGAGGAACGCCTTTCCCTGTACCATGGGATGTTGGTTCTTTTGTTGGATTTTACGGGCTTGCTGGCTATTATCTCGATTGCATTGGTGTCTATTTGAAAGCTTGA
- the LOC111908642 gene encoding mannose/glucose-specific lectin isoform X1 has translation MAGVESSKVAGFIRVGKWGRQSGDPQNVWSFELEKDHKLVKITVDHGDVIYSLMFTTKYKDALHNSDKFGGWNGGDTVSEVLFDEDEEIVEVGGSVGSKSGYQVISSLYFKTNKTTHGPFGHATEDVFSLPWHKGSLVGFYGLAGYYIDAIGVYLKAYEEIIQVGTWGKNEPGTPQNVWSFQLEKKHHLEKITIDHGDLIYSLMFTTQCGDSTHTTPMFGGWNGGEKVSEVIFEADEEITGISGTSALSRGSVPDLPVISSISFITNKKTHGPFGNIRGTPFPVPWDVGSFVGFYGLAGYYLDCIGVYLKA, from the exons ATGGCAGGAGTAGAAAGTAGCAAAGTAGCAGGATTTATTCGAGTCGGAAAATGGGGAAGACAAAGTGGAGATCCTCAGAATGTATGGTCTTTTGAACTTGAGAAAGATCATAAATTGGTGAAGATAACCGTTGACCATGGTGATGTAATATACTCTCTCATGTTCACAACTAAATATAAAGATGCTTTGCACAATTCCGACAAGTTTGGTGGTTGGAATGGTGGAGACACGGTTTCCGAG GTACTCTTTGACGAAGATGAGGAAATTGTTGAGGTTGGTGGATCCGTTGGTAGTAAAAGTGGTTATCAAGTCATTTCATCTCTATATTTTAAGACAAACAAGACGACACATGGACCTTTTGGTCATGCAACCGAAGATGTTTTTTCTTTACCATGGCACAAAGGCTCATTAGTTGGGTTTTATggccttgctggctattataTTGATGCCATTGGTGTGTATCTAAAAGCCTATGAGGAAATCATACAGGTTGGAACATGGGGGAAAAATGAACCTGGAACTCCACAAAATGTTTGGTCCTTCCAACTTGAGAAAAAACATCATCTGGAGAAGATAACCATTGATCATGGTGATCTTATATACTCTCTCATGTTCACCACACAATGTGGAGACTCAACACATACTACTCCAATGTTTGGTGGTTGGAATGGTGGAGAGAAAGTGTCTGAG GTAATATTTGAAGCTGACGAGGAAATAACCGGCATCAGTGGAACAAGTGCATTATCAAGGGGAAGTGTTCCTGACTTACCTGTAATATCATCAATATCATTCATCACAAACAAGAAAACTCATGGACCTTTTGGTAACATAAGAGGAACGCCTTTCCCTGTACCATGGGATGTTGGTTCTTTTGTTGGATTTTACGGGCTTGCTGGCTATTATCTCGATTGCATTGGTGTCTATTTGAAAGCTTGA
- the LOC111908642 gene encoding mannose/glucose-specific lectin isoform X2 has product MFTTKYKDALHNSDKFGGWNGGDTVSEVLFDEDEEIVEVGGSVGSKSGYQVISSLYFKTNKTTHGPFGHATEDVFSLPWHKGSLVGFYGLAGYYIDAIGVYLKAYEEIIQVGTWGKNEPGTPQNVWSFQLEKKHHLEKITIDHGDLIYSLMFTTQCGDSTHTTPMFGGWNGGEKVSEVIFEADEEITGISGTSALSRGSVPDLPVISSISFITNKKTHGPFGNIRGTPFPVPWDVGSFVGFYGLAGYYLDCIGVYLKA; this is encoded by the exons ATGTTCACAACTAAATATAAAGATGCTTTGCACAATTCCGACAAGTTTGGTGGTTGGAATGGTGGAGACACGGTTTCCGAG GTACTCTTTGACGAAGATGAGGAAATTGTTGAGGTTGGTGGATCCGTTGGTAGTAAAAGTGGTTATCAAGTCATTTCATCTCTATATTTTAAGACAAACAAGACGACACATGGACCTTTTGGTCATGCAACCGAAGATGTTTTTTCTTTACCATGGCACAAAGGCTCATTAGTTGGGTTTTATggccttgctggctattataTTGATGCCATTGGTGTGTATCTAAAAGCCTATGAGGAAATCATACAGGTTGGAACATGGGGGAAAAATGAACCTGGAACTCCACAAAATGTTTGGTCCTTCCAACTTGAGAAAAAACATCATCTGGAGAAGATAACCATTGATCATGGTGATCTTATATACTCTCTCATGTTCACCACACAATGTGGAGACTCAACACATACTACTCCAATGTTTGGTGGTTGGAATGGTGGAGAGAAAGTGTCTGAG GTAATATTTGAAGCTGACGAGGAAATAACCGGCATCAGTGGAACAAGTGCATTATCAAGGGGAAGTGTTCCTGACTTACCTGTAATATCATCAATATCATTCATCACAAACAAGAAAACTCATGGACCTTTTGGTAACATAAGAGGAACGCCTTTCCCTGTACCATGGGATGTTGGTTCTTTTGTTGGATTTTACGGGCTTGCTGGCTATTATCTCGATTGCATTGGTGTCTATTTGAAAGCTTGA